Within Candidatus Binataceae bacterium, the genomic segment CGCGCGGCGCGGATCCCGGTCGCGCCGATTCGTCCGCTCGAAGAGGTGATGAAGCATCCGCACTTGCGCGAGCGCGGCGCGGTCGCGACCGTGCACGATCGCGTGCTCGGCGACTTCCAGGTCCCCGGTTTCCCGATTCGCTTCTCGGAGCTGCCCGTCGATTCGAGCCTGCCGGCACCGCTGCTCGGCGAGCACAACGAGGAGATCCTGAAGAAGCACCTTGGCTATTCGAGCGATCGGATTGCCTCACTGGCGGCGGCGGGCGTCCTGCTGAGCAAGCCGTACTAAACAGCCTGCCAGACACCCCAACCAGCGACGTCTCCCTGAAAACGTTACGAATCCGGGTGCAGTCGCAGCCTACAGTCCGTGGTGCCGCAGCAGCTCGCGCACGCCGGCGTCGGTATCGACCTCGGGACTCCATCCGAGCGCCGCGCGTACGCGCGCAAGATCGGCGAGCGTGTCGCGGGGCTCGCCCGAGCGCGGCGGTTCGCTGACGCGCGGCCCGCCGACAAGGTCGGCGACATGATTGACGCTGAGCGCGCGGCCGCGACCAACATTGAGCGGCCGCCCATCGTCGAGCGCGCACTCCATCGCGGCCAGGTTGGCGCGGATGACGTCGCGCACGTGGGTAAAATCGCGGGTCTGGCCGCCGTCGCCGCGAATCGCAAGCGGCCGCCCATCGCGGCGCGCGCGGATGAAAGCGCCGATCACGGTCGCGTAGGCGCCTTCGAGATCCATCCGTGGGCCGTAGACGCTGAAGTAGCGCAGGCAGAGTGCGCCCAGCCCGTACAACCGATGGAACATGCGCACGTATTGCTCGCCCACCAGCTTCTGGAGTGCGTAGGGGCTTAGCGGGTTGGGCGTCATTGTCTCGTCCAGCGGTAGGCGCGCCTGCTCGCC encodes:
- a CDS encoding NAD-dependent epimerase/dehydratase family protein, with product MAQDSCTQQRPRVVLVTGGAGFIGSHLVDALVERGYIVRVLDNFSTGRRENLNPRAVLFEADIRDRVAIRPSFAQVDCVFHVAALPRVGLSIERPAETHLVNVDGTLNVLLAAREAGVRRLIFSSSSSVYGEQARLPLDETMTPNPLSPYALQKLVGEQYVRMFHRLYGLGALCLRYFSVYGPRMDLEGAYATVIGAFIRARRDGRPLAIRGDGGQTRDFTHVRDVIRANLAAMECALDDGRPLNVGRGRALSVNHVADLVGGPRVSEPPRSGEPRDTLADLARVRAALGWSPEVDTDAGVRELLRHHGL